Proteins encoded together in one Heliomicrobium gestii window:
- a CDS encoding (Fe-S)-binding protein, whose amino-acid sequence MADLKTLEQARELINQCMKCGNCQAVCPLYAETMHEGAVARGKIRLAVDVLEGKLQPSHAVLDKFALCLTCKACEANCPCGVHCVDIILQARAQLAEKVGLPFIKQTIFRGLKLRRLFNLGLKVGANFQAVALKSRREGKGRTMRFPVMGMDMRRVIPDLATTHSRDMFDEYNPAHSGKGKVRAAFFTGCVNNLIYNDTCKAIVEVLRANDVDVIVPKEQHCCGAPVFINGDRNIGRDMARHNLEVFTAADEKYNLDYVFMACGTCVCSFAEHYTHLLHDEPKYLAMAEKLAKKTTDVNPLVIKVGGLQKPLGKVEHVVTYHDSCHLARSMKVTAEPREIMKAIPGIRFVEMKDAARCCGGAGSFSLTHYDLSKQITTKKAENIRSTGATLATTGCPGCRMTIEDGLAQSNVKIDTVHPVALLYESYKNSGVIKG is encoded by the coding sequence ATGGCCGATCTGAAAACGTTGGAACAAGCGAGAGAACTGATCAATCAGTGCATGAAGTGCGGCAACTGCCAGGCCGTCTGCCCCCTCTACGCCGAGACGATGCATGAGGGCGCCGTGGCCCGCGGCAAAATCCGGCTGGCCGTCGACGTGCTGGAAGGCAAGCTGCAACCCAGCCACGCCGTCCTGGACAAGTTCGCCCTCTGCCTGACCTGTAAAGCCTGTGAAGCCAACTGCCCTTGCGGTGTCCACTGTGTCGACATCATCCTGCAGGCCCGGGCGCAATTGGCCGAAAAAGTCGGCCTGCCTTTCATCAAGCAGACCATCTTCCGCGGCCTCAAGCTGCGCCGCCTGTTCAATCTCGGTTTGAAGGTGGGCGCCAACTTCCAGGCCGTCGCTCTGAAATCGCGCAGAGAGGGAAAAGGCCGCACCATGCGTTTTCCCGTCATGGGCATGGACATGCGCCGTGTCATCCCCGATCTGGCCACCACGCATTCCCGGGACATGTTTGATGAGTACAACCCCGCCCACAGCGGCAAAGGGAAGGTGCGCGCCGCCTTCTTCACCGGCTGTGTCAACAACCTGATCTACAACGACACCTGCAAGGCGATTGTGGAAGTCCTCCGCGCCAACGACGTGGATGTGATCGTCCCGAAAGAACAGCACTGCTGCGGCGCTCCCGTCTTCATCAACGGCGATCGCAACATCGGCCGCGACATGGCCCGCCACAACCTGGAGGTCTTCACCGCCGCCGACGAGAAGTACAACCTTGATTATGTCTTCATGGCCTGCGGCACCTGTGTCTGTTCCTTCGCCGAGCACTACACGCACCTGCTCCATGATGAGCCCAAGTACCTCGCCATGGCGGAAAAGCTGGCGAAGAAGACGACCGATGTCAATCCGCTGGTGATCAAAGTGGGCGGCCTGCAAAAGCCCCTCGGCAAGGTGGAGCATGTGGTCACCTACCACGACTCCTGTCACCTGGCGCGAAGCATGAAGGTCACCGCCGAGCCCCGGGAGATCATGAAGGCCATCCCCGGCATCCGCTTCGTCGAGATGAAAGATGCGGCCCGTTGCTGCGGCGGCGCTGGCTCCTTCAGTTTGACCCACTATGACCTGTCCAAACAGATCACGACCAAGAAGGCCGAGAACATCCGCAGCACCGGCGCCACCCTGGCCACCACCGGCTGCCCTGGCTGCCGCATGACCATCGAAGACGGTCTGGCCCAGTCCAATGTCAAGATCGACACGGTGCACCCAGTAGCGCTGCTTTATGAATCCTATAAAAATAGCGGCGTGATCAAGGGGTAA
- a CDS encoding NAD(P)/FAD-dependent oxidoreductase — MSDRYDCIVIGCGPAGLSAALNLNIRNKSFLILGTKQCSHRLAKAERIDNYLGLPEISGQGLMERYLQHVRSRGIELREERVTAVYPGDGEFAVITGKSQYSARSLIIATGVHIERVLPGENEYLGKGVSYCATCDGPLFREKAVALLDYTGGAAHDEVLFLAGVAKQVYYVLPQRASTAFVHDTSAAAVATVPSLPGNTTLMRGTSLSIKGTETVSSLIVDEQEIAVDGVFILRETQKAENLVPGLATDKKAVAVNGQMETNIAGVFAAGDCTGKPYQLAKATGQGAVAALSAVGYLDKRPK, encoded by the coding sequence ATGTCAGATCGTTACGATTGTATCGTCATCGGATGCGGACCCGCCGGACTGTCGGCAGCGTTAAATCTAAACATCCGGAATAAATCGTTCCTCATCTTGGGCACTAAGCAGTGCAGCCACCGCTTAGCCAAGGCAGAGCGGATCGATAATTACCTGGGTCTGCCGGAGATCTCCGGTCAAGGACTGATGGAGCGCTACCTCCAACACGTGCGCAGCCGCGGAATCGAACTGAGAGAAGAACGTGTCACTGCCGTATATCCGGGAGACGGCGAATTCGCCGTGATCACAGGGAAGAGTCAGTACAGCGCACGGTCGTTGATCATCGCCACCGGCGTTCATATCGAAAGGGTCTTGCCCGGCGAAAATGAGTACCTGGGCAAAGGGGTCTCCTATTGCGCCACCTGCGACGGTCCACTCTTTCGAGAAAAGGCTGTGGCATTGCTCGACTACACCGGCGGCGCTGCCCACGATGAAGTCTTGTTTCTCGCCGGTGTGGCAAAACAGGTCTATTATGTGCTCCCACAACGCGCTTCGACGGCTTTTGTCCATGACACTTCGGCCGCAGCGGTTGCCACCGTTCCATCCCTCCCCGGCAACACGACGCTCATGCGGGGGACATCCCTCTCCATCAAGGGAACAGAGACGGTCTCCTCCCTGATCGTCGACGAACAGGAAATCGCTGTTGACGGGGTTTTTATCCTCCGGGAAACGCAGAAGGCCGAGAACCTCGTTCCCGGGTTGGCAACCGATAAAAAAGCCGTCGCCGTCAATGGGCAGATGGAGACGAACATCGCCGGCGTCTTTGCCGCCGGCGATTGCACAGGCAAGCCCTATCAACTGGCGAAAGCCACAGGCCAAGGCGCTGTGGCGGCGCTCAGCGCCGTCGGCTATCTGGACAAAAGACCGAAATAA
- the sdhA gene encoding succinate dehydrogenase flavoprotein subunit translates to METRIIVVGGGLAGLMAAIKICEAGGKVDLFSLVSVKRSHSVCAQGGINGAVNTKGEGDSPYEHFDDTVYGGDFLANQPPVKAMCDAAPGIIYMMDRMGVMFNRTPEGLLDFRRFGGTKHHRTAFAGATTGQQLLYALDEQVRKWEAAGRVTKYENWDYLSSVLDNEGACRGIVAQDMASMEIRAFRGDAVILATGGIGMIFGRSTNSTINTGSPQASAYQQGVYYANGEMIQVHPTAIPGEDKLRLMSESARGEGGRVWTYKDGKPWYFLEEWYPAYGNLVPRDVATRAIHKVCYELGLGVDGKPQVYLDLSHIDAKTLDRKLGGILEIYEKFVGDDPRKVPMKIFPGMHYTMGGLWTDYNGMTNIPGLFASGEAEYQYHGANRLGANSLLSAIFGGMVSGPATMKYVKGLKKSSADVSQSVFDQEVKLQQAKMEEIFRMSGTENPYKIHEELGNMMLQHVTIVRINKDLKATDDKLQNLMARWKKIGLPDSSRHANQSAIFTRHLWNMLELARVITVGALNRNESRGAHYKPEFPNRDDVNFMKTTKAKWTAQGPALEYEDVDVSLIKPRPRRYDVDKGAN, encoded by the coding sequence ATGGAAACGCGTATTATCGTCGTTGGTGGCGGTCTTGCCGGTTTGATGGCCGCTATCAAAATCTGCGAAGCCGGCGGAAAAGTGGACCTCTTTTCCCTGGTTTCCGTGAAACGCTCCCACTCGGTCTGCGCCCAGGGCGGGATCAACGGGGCGGTCAATACGAAGGGTGAAGGCGACTCCCCTTACGAACATTTCGACGACACTGTCTACGGCGGCGACTTCCTGGCGAACCAGCCACCCGTCAAGGCCATGTGTGATGCGGCCCCTGGGATCATCTACATGATGGATCGCATGGGTGTCATGTTCAACCGGACTCCGGAAGGCCTTCTGGACTTCCGCCGTTTCGGTGGCACGAAGCATCACCGCACCGCTTTTGCCGGCGCCACGACGGGCCAGCAGCTCCTCTACGCGCTGGACGAACAGGTTCGCAAATGGGAAGCAGCCGGTCGTGTTACAAAATATGAGAACTGGGATTACCTCTCCTCTGTCCTTGACAACGAAGGCGCCTGCCGCGGCATCGTCGCTCAGGATATGGCCTCCATGGAGATCCGCGCCTTCCGCGGTGACGCCGTCATCCTGGCCACCGGCGGCATCGGCATGATCTTCGGCCGTTCCACCAACTCGACTATCAACACCGGTTCGCCCCAAGCTTCGGCCTATCAGCAGGGTGTCTACTACGCCAACGGCGAGATGATCCAGGTGCACCCCACCGCCATCCCTGGCGAAGACAAGCTGCGCCTGATGTCTGAATCGGCTCGTGGTGAAGGCGGACGGGTGTGGACCTATAAAGACGGCAAACCCTGGTACTTCCTCGAAGAATGGTACCCGGCCTACGGCAACCTGGTCCCCCGGGACGTGGCCACCCGCGCCATTCACAAGGTCTGCTACGAACTGGGCCTCGGCGTCGACGGCAAACCCCAGGTGTATCTGGATCTGTCCCACATCGACGCCAAGACCCTGGATCGCAAGCTTGGCGGCATCCTCGAGATCTACGAGAAGTTTGTCGGCGACGATCCGCGCAAAGTGCCCATGAAAATTTTCCCCGGTATGCACTACACCATGGGTGGTCTCTGGACCGATTACAACGGCATGACCAACATCCCCGGCCTCTTCGCCTCTGGCGAAGCCGAGTACCAATACCACGGCGCGAACCGTCTCGGCGCCAACTCGCTCCTCTCGGCCATCTTTGGCGGCATGGTTTCCGGCCCGGCGACGATGAAGTATGTCAAAGGTTTGAAAAAATCGTCCGCCGACGTTTCCCAATCCGTCTTTGACCAGGAAGTCAAGCTCCAACAAGCCAAGATGGAAGAGATCTTCCGCATGAGCGGCACCGAGAACCCCTACAAGATTCACGAAGAGCTCGGCAACATGATGCTGCAGCACGTCACCATCGTCCGGATCAACAAAGACCTGAAGGCGACCGATGACAAGCTGCAAAATCTCATGGCCCGTTGGAAGAAGATCGGCTTGCCAGACAGCAGCCGCCATGCCAACCAGTCGGCCATCTTCACCCGTCACCTCTGGAACATGCTTGAACTGGCCCGCGTGATCACCGTCGGCGCCCTGAACCGGAACGAGAGCCGCGGCGCTCACTACAAGCCCGAGTTCCCGAACCGTGATGACGTGAACTTCATGAAGACGACGAAGGCCAAGTGGACGGCCCAAGGCCCCGCGCTCGAGTATGAAGACGTCGATGTCTCTCTGATCAAGCCGCGGCCCCGCCGTTATGACGTGGACAAGGGGGCGAACTAA
- a CDS encoding succinate dehydrogenase: MSDNNHFLIRKFHSLLGIIPIGLFFAEHTVMNSMAIVSPDIWLAWTSFLHHLPFKILLEMAMIFLPIAFHAIYGLYIVYVAKNNTLQYNYFRNWMFYLQRITAIITVLFVVWHVWSLKMMDFWHATNGTYFTNFGHYLASSPIALVAYVIGFLAAAFHFANGIWSFCVAWGITIGPKAQNVTFVLCMGILGVLAVGGLGALFFLMNAAH; the protein is encoded by the coding sequence ATGTCGGACAATAATCATTTTCTGATCCGTAAGTTTCACTCCTTGCTCGGCATTATTCCTATCGGTCTGTTTTTTGCTGAGCACACGGTCATGAACTCCATGGCCATCGTCAGCCCGGACATCTGGCTGGCTTGGACGAGTTTTCTTCATCACCTGCCGTTCAAGATCCTCCTTGAGATGGCAATGATCTTCCTTCCCATCGCTTTCCACGCCATTTACGGCCTCTATATCGTCTATGTGGCCAAGAACAACACCCTCCAGTACAACTACTTCCGGAACTGGATGTTCTACCTGCAGCGCATCACAGCCATCATTACTGTTCTTTTCGTGGTGTGGCACGTCTGGTCCCTGAAAATGATGGACTTCTGGCATGCGACCAACGGCACCTACTTCACCAACTTCGGCCACTACCTGGCTTCCAGCCCCATCGCGTTGGTCGCCTACGTCATCGGTTTCCTGGCTGCGGCCTTCCACTTCGCCAACGGCATTTGGAGCTTCTGTGTCGCCTGGGGCATCACGATTGGTCCGAAAGCGCAAAACGTGACATTCGTGCTCTGCATGGGCATCCTTGGCGTACTGGCTGTCGGCGGTCTGGGAGCGCTCTTCTTCCTGATGAATGCGGCTCACTAA
- the sdhB gene encoding succinate dehydrogenase iron-sulfur subunit: MAETIRLRVKRQDGPNGTPRWEEFAIPYRKNLNVIAMLQDIQKNPVLANGQKTTPVVFECNCLEEVCGACSMVVNGKPRQACSALVDQLSQPITLEPLSKFPLIRDLQVDRNRMFESLKKVKAWIDIDGTYDLGAGPRMAPRDQEWAYPLSRCMTCGCCAESCPNYNQKSAFIGPAAISQVRLFNAHPTGEMQSHDRLDSVMGPGGVTDCGNAQNCVRVCPKEIPLTTSIADIGRQTVFRWIDRALRS, encoded by the coding sequence ATGGCCGAAACGATTCGTTTGCGTGTAAAACGGCAAGACGGTCCGAATGGGACCCCGCGTTGGGAAGAGTTCGCCATTCCTTATCGGAAGAACCTCAACGTGATCGCCATGTTGCAAGACATTCAGAAAAACCCCGTGCTGGCCAACGGCCAGAAGACGACGCCTGTCGTCTTCGAGTGCAACTGCCTGGAAGAAGTCTGCGGCGCTTGCAGCATGGTCGTCAACGGCAAGCCTCGCCAGGCCTGCTCGGCCCTGGTGGATCAACTGAGCCAGCCCATCACCCTGGAACCGCTCTCCAAGTTTCCGCTGATCCGAGACCTGCAAGTCGACCGGAATCGCATGTTTGAGAGCCTGAAAAAGGTGAAAGCCTGGATCGACATTGACGGCACCTATGATCTGGGCGCCGGTCCCCGCATGGCCCCGCGCGACCAGGAGTGGGCCTACCCCCTTTCCCGTTGCATGACCTGCGGTTGCTGCGCTGAGTCTTGCCCCAACTACAACCAGAAGTCGGCCTTTATCGGCCCGGCTGCCATCTCTCAGGTTCGTCTCTTTAATGCCCACCCCACCGGTGAGATGCAGTCTCATGATCGACTGGATTCGGTTATGGGCCCCGGCGGCGTCACCGACTGCGGCAACGCCCAGAACTGTGTCCGCGTCTGCCCCAAGGAGATCCCCTTGACCACCTCCATCGCCGACATCGGCCGGCAGACGGTGTTCCGCTGGATCGACCGGGCGCTTCGCTCCTAA
- the sucC gene encoding ADP-forming succinate--CoA ligase subunit beta, with the protein MKCFEYMGKEIFARFGIPVPQGRMVLKPEDAATVAAEIGKPVVIKSQVLSGKRGKAGGIKFADTPEAAAQAAAEVLSMTVQGLPVQRILVEEKLKIDAELYVAITIDGAAKAPVVIASAKGGMDIEEQDEADIVKTHLDVFLGLPAFLAKDLARKIGLRGNLAKEFSDILSKMYCILNHKDAELVEINPLVISGDHLIAADAKLTIDDSALYRQKDIPFVDEDMTEVEKMAKAAGVGSFVELGGDIAIMANGAGITMGTLDMVQLFGGQPANFMDAGGGTGVEGTAKALRILLAQNPKVILINIFGGITRCDDVANALAQVKQNIGIPVPVVVRMVGTNEEAGVRILKEVGIDAYRDMKTAAQMAVALAKRGEGA; encoded by the coding sequence GTGAAGTGCTTTGAGTACATGGGGAAGGAGATCTTCGCGCGGTTCGGCATTCCGGTTCCTCAGGGCCGTATGGTCCTGAAGCCGGAAGATGCGGCAACAGTGGCGGCGGAGATCGGCAAGCCAGTCGTCATCAAGTCTCAGGTCCTTTCCGGCAAACGGGGCAAAGCCGGCGGCATCAAATTTGCCGACACCCCGGAAGCGGCAGCCCAAGCAGCGGCTGAGGTGCTGTCCATGACGGTGCAGGGTCTGCCGGTTCAGCGCATCCTTGTGGAAGAAAAGCTGAAGATCGATGCAGAACTCTATGTGGCCATCACCATCGACGGCGCCGCCAAAGCGCCTGTCGTGATCGCCTCGGCCAAGGGCGGCATGGACATTGAGGAACAGGACGAAGCGGACATTGTCAAAACCCATCTGGATGTCTTTTTAGGACTGCCGGCCTTTCTCGCCAAAGATTTGGCGAGAAAAATTGGTCTACGCGGCAATCTTGCCAAGGAGTTTTCTGACATACTGTCGAAAATGTATTGTATCCTTAATCACAAGGATGCCGAACTGGTCGAGATCAACCCCCTTGTCATCTCCGGCGACCACCTGATCGCTGCGGACGCCAAGCTGACCATCGATGACAGCGCCCTCTACCGCCAGAAAGATATCCCTTTCGTCGATGAAGATATGACGGAAGTGGAGAAGATGGCCAAGGCGGCCGGAGTCGGTTCATTCGTTGAACTGGGCGGCGACATCGCCATTATGGCCAATGGCGCCGGCATCACCATGGGCACATTGGACATGGTACAACTCTTTGGCGGTCAACCGGCGAACTTCATGGACGCCGGCGGCGGAACAGGGGTAGAAGGCACGGCCAAGGCGCTCCGCATCCTCTTGGCCCAGAACCCTAAGGTCATCTTGATCAATATCTTTGGCGGGATCACCCGCTGTGACGACGTCGCCAATGCCCTGGCGCAGGTGAAACAGAACATCGGCATCCCCGTCCCGGTCGTCGTCCGTATGGTCGGCACCAACGAGGAGGCGGGTGTTCGCATCCTGAAGGAAGTCGGAATCGACGCCTATCGGGATATGAAAACGGCCGCTCAAATGGCCGTTGCGCTTGCAAAACGCGGGGAGGGGGCGTAA
- a CDS encoding FAD-binding oxidoreductase, which yields MSVQQAIREVEALLGKERVLTTVEDLACYSFDGTADAPSQRPDAVIMPKSTEEVQAIMKIASKYKTPVYPRGAGTNLSGGTIPLKGGLVVTFQMMNKILEVDSENLTATVQPGVIIASLNTAVAPYGLIYPPDPGTVSTATMAGSTAECSGGLRGLKYGVTKHYIMGMEVVLANGEKFRAGGKTVKNVTAYDLVKLFTGSEGTLGIITELIVKLIPAPEAKKSMLAIFSDLDDAGKTIAGIIAAKVIPATLEIMDKTTIETVEAFAKAGLPTDAEAVLLIEVDGIPEVVEKEAQAVVEVCKRFNGKVQVARDDAEREKLWAARRAALPALARKSPTTVLEDATVPRSRIPEMLRAIRAIAKKYDLLIGTFGHAGDGNLHPTILCDEHNQEQMKRVHKAVDEIFRVAVDMGGTLSGEHGIGMAKMKYLEWELGATGVDVLRRIKEALDPDYLLNPGKMVAGRS from the coding sequence ATGTCTGTTCAACAAGCTATCCGCGAAGTGGAAGCGTTGCTCGGCAAAGAGCGCGTGCTCACCACTGTTGAAGATCTGGCCTGCTACTCCTTTGACGGAACGGCCGACGCGCCGTCCCAGCGCCCCGACGCTGTCATCATGCCCAAGTCGACGGAAGAAGTCCAAGCGATCATGAAGATCGCCAGCAAGTACAAAACCCCCGTCTATCCCCGCGGCGCCGGCACCAACCTTTCTGGCGGCACCATCCCCCTCAAGGGCGGCCTTGTGGTAACCTTCCAAATGATGAACAAAATCCTGGAGGTCGACTCGGAGAACCTGACGGCGACCGTTCAACCGGGCGTGATCATCGCTTCGTTGAACACGGCGGTAGCGCCCTATGGACTGATCTACCCGCCCGATCCCGGCACCGTGTCGACGGCGACCATGGCCGGCTCCACGGCAGAGTGCTCCGGCGGCCTGCGGGGCCTGAAATACGGCGTCACCAAGCACTATATCATGGGCATGGAAGTGGTTCTCGCCAATGGGGAGAAGTTCCGCGCCGGCGGCAAAACCGTCAAAAACGTGACCGCTTATGATCTCGTGAAGTTATTCACCGGATCGGAAGGCACCCTGGGCATCATCACCGAACTGATCGTCAAACTGATCCCAGCGCCGGAAGCGAAAAAATCCATGCTGGCCATCTTCAGCGACCTTGACGACGCCGGCAAGACCATCGCCGGCATCATCGCCGCAAAAGTCATCCCGGCCACCCTGGAGATCATGGACAAAACCACCATCGAAACGGTGGAAGCCTTCGCCAAAGCCGGCCTGCCCACTGACGCGGAAGCCGTGTTGCTGATCGAAGTCGACGGCATTCCCGAAGTGGTCGAAAAAGAAGCCCAGGCTGTCGTGGAAGTTTGCAAGCGTTTCAACGGCAAGGTTCAGGTAGCCCGTGACGACGCCGAACGGGAGAAGCTCTGGGCCGCCCGCCGCGCCGCTCTGCCGGCTCTGGCCCGCAAATCCCCCACAACCGTTCTGGAAGACGCCACCGTGCCCCGTTCCCGCATTCCCGAAATGCTGCGGGCGATCCGGGCCATCGCCAAGAAATATGACCTGCTCATCGGCACCTTCGGTCACGCCGGTGATGGCAACCTGCACCCGACGATCCTCTGTGACGAGCACAATCAAGAGCAGATGAAGCGGGTTCACAAGGCTGTCGACGAGATCTTCCGCGTCGCCGTCGACATGGGCGGCACCCTCTCCGGCGAGCACGGCATCGGCATGGCCAAGATGAAGTACCTTGAGTGGGAACTGGGCGCCACCGGTGTCGATGTGCTGCGCCGCATCAAAGAAGCCCTTGACCCCGATTACCTGTTGAACCCCGGAAAAATGGTTGCGGGGAGGTCCTAA
- a CDS encoding L-lactate permease, giving the protein MWTQVFDPMGNIFLSAAIAVIPIIYLFWALAIQKMKGYIAGVTTTTLAVLIAILVYGMPAQLAIASTLQGALYGLFPICWIVITAVFLYNLTVKSGQFEVIKDSIASITDDRRLQALLIAFSFGAFLEGAAGFGTPVAITAGMLVGLGFNPLYAASLCLIANTAPVAFGGIGIPIIVAGQVSGIDDFTISQMVGRQLPFLSIFVPFWLVYIMSGWKGVKEVWPAALISGGAFAIGQFWSSNYLGAMLPDIISSLCSIISLVVFLKLWKPKNVWRFENEPAATYSASSANLTFKKVLKAWSPFVILTILVGDWGMKAVNAVLETVTLKFHFPIIDGAVINPATSKPIEVLFKFNWLSAAGTAILVAALITMVIVRMPLSQGLSVFWDTIKSLKFPIITIAAVLGYSSIANSSGMTYTMGMALAATGALFPLFSPILGRLGVFITGSDTSANAVFAKLQGVTADKIGVDPVLTVAANSSGGVTAKMISPQSIAVATAATGLVGKESDLFRFTVKHSLFFLVVICFMTYLQATVLSWMIPVYQKGAAAVAAAANAAQLQSDGFMLLGITAVIVAILGFSVMGRTEDKGAYSKR; this is encoded by the coding sequence ATGTGGACTCAAGTATTCGATCCCATGGGGAATATCTTCCTGTCTGCTGCCATCGCCGTTATTCCCATCATCTATCTGTTCTGGGCCCTGGCCATTCAGAAGATGAAAGGCTATATCGCCGGTGTCACTACAACGACCCTCGCCGTTCTCATCGCCATCCTTGTATATGGCATGCCCGCTCAATTGGCTATCGCCTCGACATTGCAAGGCGCCCTCTATGGTCTCTTCCCCATCTGCTGGATCGTCATTACGGCCGTCTTCCTCTACAACCTCACCGTCAAGAGCGGCCAGTTTGAAGTCATCAAAGATTCCATCGCCTCCATCACTGATGACCGCCGCCTCCAGGCGCTGCTGATCGCCTTCTCCTTCGGCGCCTTCCTCGAAGGGGCAGCCGGTTTCGGCACGCCTGTCGCTATCACCGCCGGCATGCTCGTCGGCCTCGGCTTCAACCCCCTCTATGCCGCCAGCCTCTGCCTGATCGCCAACACGGCGCCTGTCGCCTTCGGCGGCATCGGTATCCCCATCATCGTCGCCGGCCAGGTTTCCGGCATCGACGATTTCACCATCTCTCAGATGGTCGGTCGCCAGCTTCCCTTCCTCTCTATCTTCGTCCCCTTCTGGCTGGTCTATATCATGTCCGGCTGGAAAGGCGTTAAGGAAGTTTGGCCGGCCGCCCTCATCTCCGGAGGCGCCTTCGCCATCGGCCAGTTCTGGTCCTCCAACTACCTGGGCGCCATGCTCCCCGACATCATCTCTTCCCTCTGCTCGATCATCTCTCTGGTGGTCTTCCTCAAGCTCTGGAAGCCCAAAAACGTTTGGCGCTTTGAAAATGAACCTGCCGCCACCTACAGCGCTTCCTCAGCAAACCTGACCTTTAAAAAGGTGCTGAAGGCCTGGAGCCCCTTTGTCATCCTGACCATCCTGGTCGGCGACTGGGGCATGAAGGCAGTCAACGCGGTTTTGGAAACGGTCACACTGAAATTCCACTTCCCTATCATCGATGGCGCTGTCATCAACCCGGCCACCAGCAAGCCGATTGAGGTCCTCTTCAAGTTCAACTGGCTTTCTGCCGCCGGCACAGCCATCCTGGTTGCCGCCCTCATCACCATGGTGATCGTGCGGATGCCCCTTAGCCAAGGTCTCAGTGTCTTCTGGGACACCATCAAGTCCCTGAAGTTCCCCATCATCACCATCGCCGCGGTTCTCGGTTATTCCTCCATCGCCAACTCCTCCGGCATGACCTACACCATGGGCATGGCCCTGGCCGCCACGGGCGCGCTCTTCCCCCTCTTCTCGCCCATCCTGGGCAGGCTCGGCGTCTTTATCACCGGTTCTGACACCTCGGCCAACGCCGTCTTTGCCAAACTGCAAGGCGTCACCGCCGACAAGATCGGCGTCGATCCCGTCCTGACCGTTGCTGCCAACTCCTCCGGCGGCGTCACCGCCAAGATGATCTCGCCCCAGTCCATCGCCGTCGCCACCGCCGCTACTGGCTTGGTCGGCAAGGAATCGGATTTGTTCCGCTTCACCGTGAAACACTCCCTGTTCTTCCTGGTGGTCATTTGCTTTATGACCTATCTGCAAGCCACCGTCCTGAGTTGGATGATCCCCGTCTATCAGAAAGGCGCTGCCGCTGTCGCTGCAGCCGCCAACGCGGCTCAGTTGCAGTCTGACGGTTTCATGCTCCTCGGCATCACTGCTGTCATCGTGGCCATCCTCGGCTTCTCGGTGATGGGCCGCACGGAAGACAAAGGCGCTTATTCCAAGCGCTAA
- a CDS encoding TlpA family protein disulfide reductase, with the protein MKNMMTKWFLAPVLLLSLAAGGCVSTEGGNNSSAGDSPSAPSAASNDPVAAVKGKKAPDFTLTSLYGKEESLSNYKGTPVVINFWASWCPPCRSEMPDLNEFAKEYEGRVAVLGVNLTFNDKEADVQKLVQKLDIKFPILLDKNPSHAAAAAYGIQPIPATFFIDKDGNIADVLIGAARSKNDFVKRVEPLLK; encoded by the coding sequence ATGAAAAACATGATGACCAAATGGTTCCTCGCCCCGGTGCTGCTCCTTTCACTGGCGGCAGGTGGATGTGTCTCCACAGAAGGCGGAAACAACAGCAGCGCAGGCGACTCACCATCAGCCCCATCGGCTGCTTCCAATGACCCTGTGGCCGCCGTCAAGGGCAAAAAAGCGCCTGACTTTACACTCACATCGCTCTACGGCAAAGAAGAATCATTGTCCAACTATAAAGGCACACCGGTGGTGATCAACTTCTGGGCCTCTTGGTGCCCGCCCTGCCGTTCGGAGATGCCTGATCTGAATGAGTTCGCCAAAGAATATGAGGGCAGGGTTGCTGTTTTAGGCGTTAACCTCACCTTTAACGACAAGGAAGCCGATGTCCAGAAACTCGTGCAGAAGCTGGACATCAAGTTCCCCATCCTACTCGACAAAAATCCCTCCCATGCGGCTGCGGCGGCCTATGGCATACAACCGATACCGGCCACCTTCTTCATCGACAAGGACGGGAACATCGCCGATGTGCTGATCGGCGCGGCCCGCAGCAAAAACGATTTTGTCAAGCGCGTTGAGCCGTTGCTGAAATAG